The Nocardioides humi genome includes a region encoding these proteins:
- a CDS encoding molybdopterin-dependent oxidoreductase gives MTKTGPREDPHDDLTVTPPKRWAAGVPAVAHAMEYSLEQAGPRRTMLTLLSLNQAEGIDCPGCAWPDPKHRHKNEYCENGAKHVNDEATTRRVTRELFARHSIAELDAKSDMWLNHQGRLTEPMVKRPGATHYEPIGWDDALGIVADELNALASPDEAMFYTSGRLNNEAAFLLQLFARAYGTNNLPDCSNMCHESSGSGLGETLGIGKGSVSLDDIHESDLVFVVGQNPGTNHPRMLSALEETKRNGGRVIAVNPLPEAGLIRFKNPQRPRGVIGRGTVIADQFLKIRPGGDLALFQMLNRLLLEAEDAAPAPCSTTTSSPPTRSGTTTSPPTRARSPGSTCSRPPAWTARRSRRSTSRCCAAAA, from the coding sequence GTGACGAAGACCGGGCCGCGCGAGGATCCCCACGACGACCTGACCGTCACCCCGCCCAAGCGCTGGGCGGCCGGCGTCCCCGCCGTCGCCCACGCGATGGAGTACTCCCTCGAGCAGGCCGGCCCCCGCCGGACGATGCTGACGCTGCTCAGCCTCAACCAGGCCGAGGGCATCGACTGCCCGGGCTGCGCGTGGCCGGACCCGAAGCACCGCCACAAGAACGAGTACTGCGAGAACGGCGCCAAGCACGTCAACGACGAGGCGACCACGCGCCGGGTCACCCGCGAGCTCTTCGCCCGGCACTCGATCGCCGAGCTCGACGCGAAGTCGGACATGTGGCTCAACCACCAGGGCCGGCTCACCGAGCCGATGGTGAAGCGGCCGGGCGCGACGCACTACGAGCCGATCGGCTGGGACGACGCCCTCGGGATCGTCGCCGACGAGCTCAACGCCCTGGCCTCGCCCGACGAGGCGATGTTCTACACCTCGGGCCGGCTCAACAACGAGGCCGCCTTCCTGCTGCAGCTGTTCGCCCGCGCGTACGGCACCAACAACCTGCCCGACTGCTCGAACATGTGCCACGAGTCCAGCGGCTCCGGGCTGGGCGAGACCCTCGGCATCGGCAAGGGCAGCGTCTCGCTCGACGACATCCACGAGTCCGACCTGGTGTTCGTCGTCGGCCAGAACCCCGGCACCAACCACCCGCGGATGCTGTCGGCGCTGGAGGAGACCAAGCGCAACGGTGGCCGGGTGATCGCGGTCAACCCGCTGCCCGAGGCCGGCCTGATCCGGTTCAAGAACCCGCAGAGGCCGCGCGGCGTCATCGGCAGGGGCACCGTGATCGCCGACCAGTTCCTCAAGATCCGCCCCGGCGGCGACCTGGCGCTCTTCCAGATGCTCAACCGGCTGCTGCTCGAGGCCGAGGACGCCGCCCCGGCACCGTGCTCGACCACGACTTCATCGCCGCCCACACGATCGGGTACGACGACTTCGCCGCCCACGCGCGCACGATCACCTGGGAGCACGTGCTCGAGGCCACCGGCCTGGACCGCGCGGAGATCGAGGCGGTCCACGAGCAGGTGCTGCGCAGCCGCAGCGTGA
- a CDS encoding LysR family transcriptional regulator, translating to MLLRRLEYLTALAREGHFGRAAEACHVTQPALSAGIRKLEQELGVQIVKRGQRFEGFTPEGVQVLHWAQRMLAERASLDQSIAAMRGGLNGTLRMGAIPTALTVASLLTTPMRQQHPLTGFLLLSMSSREIVRRLNDFDIDVGMTYVDGEPLGKVRVVPLYRERYLFLTPVDGEHGARDAVTWADAARSALCLLTGDMQNRRIIDGHLSDTGIDSQVVVETDTVSAVYAHVASMGLSSVVPHAWLPTFGVPEGIRAIPLPGPRRTHQVGLVLAGHGPESMLARALVETARGVDLARVLSLSEAAPAPAAR from the coding sequence ATGCTGCTGCGCCGGTTGGAGTACCTCACCGCCCTGGCACGTGAGGGCCACTTCGGCCGCGCCGCGGAGGCGTGCCACGTCACCCAGCCGGCGCTGTCGGCCGGGATCCGCAAGCTCGAGCAGGAGCTCGGCGTGCAGATCGTCAAGCGGGGCCAGCGGTTCGAGGGGTTCACGCCGGAGGGCGTGCAGGTGCTGCACTGGGCGCAGCGGATGCTGGCCGAGCGGGCCTCGCTGGACCAGTCGATCGCCGCGATGCGCGGCGGCCTCAACGGCACCCTGCGGATGGGCGCGATCCCGACGGCGCTGACGGTCGCGTCGCTGCTGACGACGCCGATGCGGCAGCAGCACCCGCTGACCGGCTTCCTGCTGCTGTCGATGTCGTCGCGGGAGATCGTGCGGCGGCTCAACGACTTCGACATCGACGTCGGGATGACGTACGTCGACGGCGAGCCCCTCGGCAAGGTGCGCGTGGTGCCGCTCTACCGCGAGCGGTACCTGTTCCTGACGCCGGTCGACGGCGAGCACGGTGCCCGGGACGCGGTGACCTGGGCCGATGCCGCGCGGTCCGCGCTGTGCCTGCTCACGGGCGACATGCAGAACCGCCGGATCATCGACGGGCACCTCTCCGACACCGGGATCGACAGCCAGGTCGTGGTCGAGACCGACACGGTCTCGGCGGTCTACGCGCACGTCGCGTCGATGGGGCTGTCGAGCGTGGTGCCGCACGCGTGGCTGCCCACCTTCGGCGTACCGGAGGGGATCCGGGCCATCCCGCTGCCCGGGCCGCGGCGTACCCATCAGGTCGGGCTGGTCCTCGCCGGCCACGGCCCGGAGTCGATGCTGGCGCGGGCCCTGGTCGAGACGGCCCGCGGCGTCGACCTCGCCCGGGTGCTGAGCCTCAGCGAAGCGGCGCCGGCTCCAGCCGCACGATGA
- a CDS encoding alpha/beta fold hydrolase, translating into MSDEQRSGPPAIAKGYADSRFGQLHYAESGSGAPVLLLHQTPRSWDEYRDVLPLLGAGRHAIAMDTLGFGASARTSEPFRIELFADAVEDLVDTLGLTGVSLVGHHTGGVVAIEVAARRGEQIESLVLSGVPYVDAARRARVAGATPIDHVTPAADGSHLGELWNRRRSFYPADRPDLLARLVADGLRVIDRVEEGHRAVNAYRMEERIQQVRTRTLVLCGEDDGYSLPDVPRLCASIPGAVSAVLPGTGVASVDHRPDLFAATVAAFLDDGAPGR; encoded by the coding sequence ATGTCCGACGAGCAGAGGTCCGGGCCACCGGCGATCGCGAAGGGCTACGCGGACTCGCGCTTCGGCCAGCTGCACTACGCCGAGAGCGGCTCCGGCGCACCGGTGCTCCTCCTGCACCAGACGCCGCGCTCCTGGGACGAGTACCGCGACGTGCTGCCCCTCCTGGGCGCGGGCCGGCACGCCATCGCCATGGACACCCTCGGTTTCGGGGCCTCGGCCCGCACGTCCGAACCGTTCCGCATCGAGCTGTTCGCCGACGCCGTCGAGGATCTCGTCGACACGCTCGGACTGACCGGGGTGAGCCTGGTCGGACACCACACCGGTGGCGTGGTCGCGATCGAGGTCGCCGCCCGCCGTGGCGAGCAGATCGAGAGCCTGGTCCTCTCCGGCGTCCCGTACGTCGACGCCGCCCGGCGCGCCCGGGTGGCCGGCGCGACGCCGATCGACCACGTCACACCCGCCGCCGACGGCAGCCACCTCGGCGAGCTGTGGAACCGGCGCCGCTCGTTCTACCCCGCCGACCGCCCGGACCTGCTGGCCCGCCTGGTCGCCGACGGCCTGCGGGTGATCGACCGGGTCGAGGAGGGCCACCGCGCGGTGAACGCCTACCGGATGGAGGAGCGGATCCAGCAGGTTCGCACCCGCACTCTCGTGCTGTGCGGCGAGGACGACGGCTACTCGCTGCCCGACGTCCCCCGGCTGTGCGCCTCGATCCCCGGCGCCGTCTCGGCGGTGCTCCCGGGGACCGGGGTCGCGTCCGTCGACCATCGTCCCGACCTCTTCGCCGCGACCGTCGCCGCGTTCCTCGACGACGGAGCGCCGGGACGGTGA
- a CDS encoding Dyp-type peroxidase, whose amino-acid sequence MPTPTPQAVLAPLTEAAIFLTYTLDGSEDGAATVRALLADVGGLRRSVGFRIPEGELTCVVGIGAHAWDRLFAAPRPALLHPFREVTGARHHAPATPGDLFVHLRAHRMDLCFELAQHLTDRLAGAASVVDEVHGFRSFDQRDMLGFVDGTENPEGDERAAAVLIGAEDPSYAGGSYVVTQKYLHDLTGWNALSVEEQELAIGRTKLSDVELPDDVKPSNSHVTLNTIVDEDGVEHDIVRDNMPFGRVGAGEFGTYFIGYARDPGIIEQMLENMFVGKPPGDHDRILDFSTAVTGTLFFVPTVDLLDAAADDEPVPVGTAVPSDSSSDSSSDSSPDSPPDALPDGSLAIGSLKGDLG is encoded by the coding sequence ATGCCCACTCCCACCCCGCAGGCTGTCCTCGCCCCGCTCACCGAGGCGGCGATCTTCCTGACGTACACCCTCGACGGCAGCGAGGACGGCGCCGCCACGGTGCGCGCGCTGCTGGCCGACGTCGGAGGGCTGCGGCGGTCGGTCGGGTTCCGGATCCCCGAGGGCGAGCTGACCTGCGTGGTCGGCATCGGCGCACACGCCTGGGACCGGCTGTTCGCCGCGCCCCGGCCGGCGCTGCTCCACCCCTTCCGCGAGGTGACCGGCGCCCGGCACCACGCGCCCGCCACGCCGGGCGACCTGTTCGTCCACCTGCGCGCGCACCGGATGGACCTGTGCTTCGAGCTCGCCCAGCACCTGACCGACCGGCTCGCCGGCGCCGCGAGCGTCGTCGACGAGGTCCACGGGTTCCGGTCCTTCGACCAGCGCGACATGCTCGGCTTCGTCGACGGCACCGAGAACCCCGAGGGCGACGAGCGGGCCGCGGCCGTGCTCATCGGCGCCGAGGACCCGTCGTACGCCGGGGGCAGCTATGTCGTCACCCAGAAGTACCTCCACGACCTCACCGGCTGGAACGCGCTGAGCGTCGAGGAGCAGGAGCTCGCCATCGGCCGGACCAAGCTCTCCGACGTGGAGCTGCCCGACGACGTGAAGCCGAGCAACTCCCACGTCACCCTCAACACGATCGTCGACGAGGACGGCGTCGAGCACGACATCGTGCGCGACAACATGCCGTTCGGCCGGGTCGGCGCGGGCGAGTTCGGCACCTACTTCATCGGCTACGCCCGCGACCCCGGGATCATCGAGCAGATGCTGGAGAACATGTTCGTCGGCAAGCCGCCGGGCGACCACGACCGGATCCTCGACTTCTCGACCGCCGTCACCGGCACGCTCTTCTTCGTCCCGACCGTCGACCTCCTCGACGCCGCCGCCGACGACGAGCCGGTGCCGGTCGGCACCGCGGTCCCGTCGGACAGCTCGTCGGACAGCTCGTCGGACAGCTCACCGGACAGCCCGCCGGACGCCCTGCCGGACGGCTCGCTCGCCATCGGATCACTGAAGGGAGACCTGGGATGA
- a CDS encoding fumarate reductase/succinate dehydrogenase flavoprotein subunit, translating to MAGSTLHDGLTPLNEASVQKSDDAHGYYTLGDKLVDPVAPVGPIAERWTTRKFENRLVNPANRRKLDVIIVGTGLAGGAAAATLGEAGYNVKSFCYQDSPRRAHSIAAQGGINAAKNYKEDGDSTFRLFYDTVKGGDYRSRESNVYRLAEVSANIIDQCVAQGVPFARDYGGLLDNRSFGGVQVSRTFYARGQTGQQLLIGAYQAMERQVAAGTVEQFTRHEMLELVVVDGKARGIIARDMVTGEIETHLADVVVLATGGYGNVFFLSTNAMGSNVTAAWRAHRKGAYMANPCYTQIHPTCIPVSGDHQSKLTLMSESLRNDGRIWVPKKKEDCDKDPRDIPEEDRDYYLERIYPSFGNLVPRDIASRQAKNMCDEGRGVGPMVGDFRRGVYLDFTDAIKRYGKAGVEEKYDNLFDMYERITGENPYEVPMRIYPAVHYVMGGLWVDYHLQSNIPGLFVSGEANFSDHGANRLGASALMQGLADGYFVLPNTIRDYLADGPFEKIDESHEAVVEAKRSVQERIDRFLSIDGTRSADSYHKELGNIMWEYCGMERTEEGLRKAIDLIRELKADFWSNLKVLGSADTLNQSLEKAGRVADFIELGELMCIDALNRRESCGGHFRAESQTDDGEALRHDDEFAYVAAWEWGGDSLEGGQPVLHKEDLIYTAIEMKQRSYK from the coding sequence ATGGCTGGAAGCACCCTCCACGACGGCCTCACCCCGCTGAACGAGGCCTCGGTCCAGAAGTCCGACGACGCGCACGGCTACTACACGCTCGGCGACAAGCTGGTCGACCCCGTTGCCCCGGTCGGCCCGATCGCCGAGCGCTGGACCACCCGCAAGTTCGAGAACCGCCTGGTCAACCCGGCCAACCGCCGCAAGCTCGACGTGATCATCGTCGGCACCGGCCTGGCCGGCGGCGCCGCAGCCGCCACGCTCGGCGAGGCCGGCTACAACGTGAAGTCCTTCTGCTACCAGGACTCCCCCCGCCGGGCGCACTCGATCGCGGCGCAGGGCGGCATCAACGCGGCCAAGAACTACAAGGAGGACGGCGACTCGACGTTCCGTCTCTTCTACGACACCGTCAAGGGCGGCGACTACCGCTCGCGCGAGTCGAACGTCTACCGCCTCGCCGAGGTCTCGGCCAACATCATCGACCAGTGCGTCGCGCAGGGCGTCCCGTTCGCCCGCGACTACGGCGGCCTGCTCGACAACCGCTCGTTCGGCGGCGTGCAGGTCTCCCGCACGTTCTACGCCCGCGGCCAGACGGGCCAGCAGCTCCTGATCGGCGCCTACCAGGCCATGGAGCGCCAGGTCGCGGCCGGCACCGTCGAGCAGTTCACCCGGCATGAAATGTTGGAGCTCGTCGTCGTCGACGGCAAGGCCCGCGGCATCATCGCCCGCGACATGGTCACCGGCGAGATCGAGACCCACCTCGCCGACGTCGTCGTCCTGGCGACCGGCGGGTACGGCAACGTCTTCTTCCTCTCCACCAACGCGATGGGGTCCAATGTCACCGCCGCGTGGCGCGCGCACCGCAAGGGCGCCTACATGGCGAACCCCTGCTACACGCAGATCCACCCGACCTGCATCCCCGTCTCCGGCGACCACCAGTCGAAGCTGACCCTGATGTCGGAGTCGCTGCGCAACGACGGCCGGATCTGGGTGCCGAAGAAGAAGGAGGACTGCGACAAGGACCCGCGGGACATCCCCGAGGAGGACCGCGACTACTACCTGGAGCGGATCTACCCGTCCTTCGGCAACCTGGTCCCCCGCGACATCGCGTCCCGCCAGGCGAAGAACATGTGCGACGAGGGCCGCGGCGTCGGTCCGATGGTCGGCGACTTCCGCCGCGGCGTCTACCTCGACTTCACCGACGCGATCAAGCGCTACGGCAAGGCCGGCGTCGAGGAGAAGTACGACAACCTCTTCGACATGTACGAGCGGATCACGGGCGAGAACCCGTACGAGGTCCCGATGCGGATCTACCCCGCCGTCCACTACGTGATGGGCGGCCTGTGGGTCGACTACCACCTGCAGTCGAACATCCCCGGCCTGTTCGTGTCCGGCGAGGCGAACTTCTCCGACCACGGCGCCAACCGCCTCGGGGCCTCGGCCCTGATGCAGGGCCTCGCCGACGGCTACTTCGTCCTCCCCAACACCATCCGCGACTACCTCGCCGACGGCCCGTTCGAGAAGATCGACGAGTCCCACGAGGCGGTCGTCGAGGCCAAGCGGTCGGTGCAGGAGCGCATCGACCGGTTCCTCTCCATCGACGGCACCCGCTCGGCCGACAGCTACCACAAGGAACTCGGCAACATCATGTGGGAGTACTGCGGCATGGAGCGGACCGAGGAGGGCCTGCGCAAGGCGATCGACCTCATCCGCGAGCTCAAGGCCGACTTCTGGAGCAACCTGAAGGTCCTCGGCTCCGCCGACACCCTCAACCAGAGCCTGGAGAAGGCCGGCCGCGTCGCCGACTTCATCGAGCTCGGCGAGCTCATGTGCATCGACGCCCTCAACCGCCGCGAGTCCTGCGGCGGCCACTTCCGGGCCGAGTCGCAGACCGACGACGGCGAGGCCCTGCGCCACGACGACGAGTTCGCCTACGTGGCGGCCTGGGAGTGGGGCGGCGACTCGCTCGAGGGCGGCCAGCCGGTGCTGCACAAGGAAGACCTGATCTACACCGCCATCGAGATGAAGCAGCGGAGCTACAAGTGA
- a CDS encoding family 1 encapsulin nanocompartment shell protein: MNHLLRALAPITDAGWQMLDDEAKERLTPALAARRLVDFDGPHGWDYSSRNLGRTTALDSPAAGVAGRRRRVLPAVELRAEFQLSLDELRAGDRGADDVDLGPLDDAAHRIATAENLAVLHGWGEAVTGVGAATPHDVVPLGGTPEAWPQAVATAVELLLRDGVAGPYGLALGNDEYRVVMESTEHGGYALREHLRRIVEGPIVWTPGLSGGVLVSQRGDDYLLDVGQDLALGYERHDAETVTLYLEESFTFHVATPEAAVRLSS, encoded by the coding sequence ATGAACCACCTGCTGCGCGCCCTCGCGCCCATCACCGACGCCGGCTGGCAGATGCTGGACGACGAGGCGAAGGAGCGGCTCACGCCCGCGCTCGCCGCCCGCCGGCTCGTCGACTTCGACGGGCCGCACGGCTGGGACTACTCCTCGCGCAATCTCGGCCGCACGACCGCCCTGGACTCCCCCGCGGCCGGGGTCGCCGGCCGCCGGCGCCGGGTGCTGCCCGCGGTCGAGCTCCGGGCCGAGTTCCAGCTCTCCCTCGACGAGCTCCGCGCCGGCGACCGAGGCGCCGACGACGTCGACCTCGGACCGCTCGACGACGCCGCGCACCGGATCGCGACGGCCGAGAACCTCGCCGTGCTCCACGGGTGGGGCGAGGCGGTGACCGGCGTCGGCGCGGCGACGCCCCACGACGTCGTACCGCTGGGCGGGACCCCGGAGGCGTGGCCGCAGGCGGTCGCGACCGCGGTCGAGCTGCTGCTGCGCGACGGCGTCGCCGGGCCCTATGGCCTGGCGCTGGGCAACGACGAGTACCGCGTCGTGATGGAGTCGACCGAGCACGGCGGCTACGCGCTGCGCGAGCACCTGCGCCGGATCGTCGAGGGCCCCATCGTGTGGACGCCCGGGCTGAGCGGCGGCGTACTGGTCAGCCAGCGCGGCGACGACTACCTCCTCGACGTCGGCCAGGACCTCGCCCTGGGCTACGAGCGGCACGACGCGGAGACCGTGACGCTGTACCTCGAGGAGAGCTTCACCTTCCACGTCGCGACCCCGGAGGCGGCGGTCCGGCTCAGCTCCTGA
- a CDS encoding SCO4848 family membrane protein — translation MKFERKHALLLLAVAAWNVLSFGNFAKNLYQAYDAGEDRATGYWVAHTVLIVVNFVIAGLLGSLGWKALRASRHR, via the coding sequence GTGAAGTTCGAGCGCAAGCACGCCCTCCTGCTCCTGGCCGTCGCGGCCTGGAACGTCCTCTCCTTCGGCAACTTCGCCAAGAACCTCTACCAGGCCTACGACGCCGGCGAGGACCGGGCGACCGGGTACTGGGTCGCCCACACCGTGCTCATCGTCGTGAACTTCGTGATCGCCGGCCTGCTCGGCTCGCTGGGCTGGAAGGCCCTCCGCGCGTCGCGGCACCGCTGA
- a CDS encoding molybdopterin dinucleotide binding domain-containing protein, producing MNDRYRGIHDARRIVMVNPDDLADLGIADRDLVDLVSVWTDGSERRAPGFRVVAYPAARGSAASYYPETNVLVPLDSVAEISNTPTSKGVIVRLEPAPLR from the coding sequence ATGAACGATCGCTACCGCGGCATCCACGACGCCCGCCGGATCGTCATGGTCAACCCCGACGACCTCGCCGACCTCGGGATCGCCGACCGCGACCTGGTCGACCTCGTCAGCGTCTGGACCGACGGCAGCGAGCGCCGGGCGCCGGGCTTCCGTGTGGTGGCCTATCCCGCGGCGCGCGGCTCGGCGGCGTCGTACTACCCCGAGACCAACGTGCTGGTGCCGCTCGACAGCGTCGCGGAGATCAGCAACACGCCCACGTCCAAGGGCGTCATCGTGCGGCTGGAGCCGGCGCCGCTTCGCTGA
- a CDS encoding succinate dehydrogenase cytochrome b subunit translates to MAVSGLLFIGFVLGHMYGNLKAFAGEEAFNEYAHHLRELGEPMLPHEGFLWIMRVGLIVAVVVHIACAVALWRRAAAARPVQYVAKKNRGSSLSSRTMRWGGLTLLVFIVWHLLNFTIVKVNPSNGETGGDNPYRLLVETFEVPWMTVIYLLAMVALGLHLHHGTFSSLQTLGLTNSAVSRTRARATGWVVAIVIAGGFSLVPLSVLVGIIEK, encoded by the coding sequence ATGGCCGTGAGTGGCCTGCTGTTCATCGGCTTCGTCCTGGGGCACATGTACGGCAACCTCAAGGCCTTCGCCGGCGAGGAGGCGTTCAACGAGTACGCGCACCACCTGCGCGAGCTCGGCGAGCCGATGCTGCCGCACGAGGGCTTCCTGTGGATCATGCGCGTCGGCCTGATCGTCGCCGTCGTCGTCCACATCGCCTGCGCGGTCGCCCTGTGGCGCCGCGCCGCGGCGGCCCGGCCGGTGCAGTACGTCGCCAAGAAGAACCGCGGCTCCTCGCTCTCCTCGCGCACGATGCGCTGGGGCGGGCTGACCCTGCTGGTCTTCATCGTGTGGCACCTGCTCAACTTCACCATCGTCAAGGTGAACCCCAGCAACGGCGAGACCGGCGGCGACAACCCCTACCGCCTGCTGGTCGAGACCTTCGAGGTCCCGTGGATGACCGTCATCTACCTGCTCGCGATGGTCGCCCTGGGCCTCCACCTGCACCACGGCACGTTCAGCTCCCTGCAGACGCTCGGCCTCACCAACTCAGCCGTCTCCCGGACCCGTGCCCGGGCGACCGGCTGGGTCGTGGCGATCGTGATCGCCGGCGGCTTCTCGCTGGTCCCGCTGTCCGTCCTCGTCGGCATCATCGAGAAGTAA
- a CDS encoding succinate dehydrogenase/fumarate reductase iron-sulfur subunit, whose protein sequence is MNLTLKIWRQDGPDDTGGIHTYEVSGISQDMSFLEMLDVLNEQLNEKGEEPVAFDSDCREGICGMCSLMINGEAHGPEVTTTCQLHMRSFSDGDTITIEPWRAEPFPVIKDLVVDRSAFDRIIQSGGFVSANTGSAPEANAAPVPRDKAMRAFNVATCIGCGACVAACPNGSASLFLGAKITHLGELPQGQPERWTRVVDMVGQHDHEGFGGCTNIGECAAACPKEIPLDVISQLNKDLRTALKNGH, encoded by the coding sequence ATGAACCTGACCCTCAAGATCTGGCGCCAGGACGGGCCGGACGACACGGGCGGCATCCACACCTACGAGGTCTCGGGGATCTCGCAGGACATGAGCTTCCTGGAGATGCTCGACGTCCTCAACGAGCAGCTGAACGAGAAGGGCGAGGAGCCGGTCGCGTTCGACTCCGACTGTCGCGAGGGCATCTGCGGCATGTGCTCGCTGATGATCAACGGCGAGGCCCACGGCCCGGAGGTCACCACGACCTGCCAGCTCCACATGCGCTCGTTCAGCGACGGCGACACGATCACCATCGAGCCGTGGCGCGCCGAGCCCTTCCCGGTCATCAAGGACCTGGTGGTCGACCGCTCCGCCTTCGACCGGATCATCCAGTCCGGCGGCTTCGTCTCCGCCAACACCGGCTCGGCCCCCGAGGCCAACGCCGCCCCGGTCCCGCGCGACAAGGCGATGCGCGCCTTCAACGTGGCCACCTGCATCGGCTGCGGCGCCTGCGTCGCCGCCTGCCCCAACGGCTCGGCCTCGCTGTTCCTCGGCGCCAAGATCACTCACCTCGGCGAGCTCCCCCAGGGCCAGCCGGAGCGCTGGACCCGGGTCGTCGACATGGTCGGCCAGCACGACCACGAGGGCTTCGGCGGCTGCACCAACATCGGCGAGTGCGCCGCCGCCTGCCCCAAGGAGATCCCGCTCGACGTGATCTCCCAGCTCAACAAGGACCTGCGCACCGCGCTCAAGAACGGTCACTGA
- a CDS encoding YihY/virulence factor BrkB family protein, whose translation MTLVDRAKAKVTELRDRHPVVDHAVRMQEHYGAVQGSQQAGGVTYFGFLSVFPILALAFFVVGWIARVFPDAQDALVRAIDEVLPGLVGTGEGQVNLDDVQSAAGAVGLIGLAGVLYAGLGWLSSLQAALTVIFELPERLRPNFVIGKLRDLVTLAVLGVVLLLSVVASAVLTRTSRAVLDMVDVGAELGWLVTVVAVLLGLAASALLFFLMFRLLVRPPLPRAPCGRAPGWAPSASRCSSSSPACCSPAPAGSRRSRPSASR comes from the coding sequence ATGACGCTGGTCGATCGAGCCAAGGCGAAGGTCACGGAGCTGCGTGATCGCCACCCCGTGGTGGATCACGCCGTCCGGATGCAGGAGCACTACGGCGCCGTCCAGGGCAGCCAGCAGGCCGGCGGGGTGACCTACTTCGGCTTCCTGTCGGTGTTCCCGATCCTCGCGCTCGCGTTCTTCGTCGTGGGCTGGATCGCCCGGGTGTTCCCCGACGCGCAGGACGCGCTGGTGCGGGCCATCGACGAGGTCCTGCCCGGACTGGTCGGCACCGGTGAGGGCCAGGTGAACCTCGACGACGTCCAGAGCGCCGCCGGCGCGGTGGGGCTGATCGGCCTCGCCGGCGTGCTGTACGCCGGGCTCGGCTGGCTCTCCTCGCTCCAGGCCGCGCTGACGGTGATCTTCGAGCTGCCGGAGCGACTGCGCCCCAACTTCGTCATCGGCAAGCTGCGCGACCTGGTCACCCTCGCGGTGCTCGGCGTGGTCCTGCTGCTCAGCGTGGTCGCCTCCGCCGTGCTCACCCGCACCTCCCGCGCGGTGCTCGACATGGTCGACGTCGGTGCGGAGCTCGGCTGGCTGGTGACCGTGGTCGCCGTGCTGCTGGGCCTGGCCGCGTCGGCCCTGCTGTTCTTCCTCATGTTCCGGCTGCTCGTGCGCCCCCCGCTGCCCCGCGCGCCCTGTGGTCGGGCGCCTGGCTGGGCGCCGTCGGCTTCGAGGTGCTCAAGCAGCTCTCCGGCCTGCTGCTCACCGGCACCCGCGGGCAGCCGGCGTTCCAGGCCTTCGGCATCGCGCTGA
- a CDS encoding maleate cis-trans isomerase family protein: MGIGFGTAARVGHLYPSGGLCDYEVQLMAPSGVQFLTTRMPFRRTGVADDLALAEGLEAHAALLADAAVDLIAFNCTAASMLLGPARVNERITAATGIPSVTTIEAVLEALAHLGAHRLVLLDPYPQEVEEAEVAHLAAAGHEVVARGGPECATPVEQGCLTPEEWRRIARAADARRADAVLISCAGAQVAASIAEIEDALGIPVVASNQALLWKVLRMLDLPAPVPGYGRLLSEES; this comes from the coding sequence GTGGGCATCGGCTTCGGCACTGCGGCGCGCGTCGGTCACCTGTACCCCTCCGGCGGCCTGTGCGACTACGAGGTCCAGCTGATGGCGCCCTCCGGCGTCCAGTTCCTCACCACCCGGATGCCGTTCCGGCGCACCGGCGTGGCCGACGATCTGGCGCTGGCCGAAGGCCTGGAGGCCCATGCCGCCCTGCTCGCCGACGCGGCCGTCGACCTGATCGCCTTCAACTGCACGGCGGCGAGCATGCTGCTCGGCCCCGCCCGGGTCAACGAGCGGATCACCGCCGCCACCGGCATCCCGAGCGTCACCACGATCGAAGCCGTCCTCGAGGCTCTCGCACATCTCGGCGCCCACCGCCTCGTGCTGCTCGACCCGTACCCCCAGGAGGTGGAGGAGGCCGAGGTCGCCCACCTCGCCGCCGCCGGCCACGAGGTCGTCGCTCGCGGCGGCCCGGAGTGCGCGACCCCGGTGGAGCAGGGCTGCCTGACGCCCGAGGAGTGGCGGCGGATCGCGCGCGCCGCCGACGCGCGCCGCGCGGACGCCGTACTGATCAGCTGCGCAGGCGCCCAGGTGGCCGCCAGCATCGCGGAGATCGAGGACGCACTGGGCATCCCGGTGGTGGCCAGCAACCAGGCACTGCTGTGGAAGGTCCTGCGCATGCTCGACCTGCCGGCACCGGTTCCCGGCTACGGCCGACTACTGAGCGAGGAGTCCTGA